The DNA region TAACATATACACATTGTACACACTAAGCTTTTATGACGACAGGACAGTTGTCTTCATTGGTCACCTTGGCTTTCTTTCCCTCtacccttttgttttctatatccACTGCTTGGTTTAGGAAAGCTCCCAAGAAGAATCCCACCGACGTTTTCCTCTATAACTCAACAACTCCCCCTCTCTAAGTAGTTGTGGAATTTCTCAATGGGAAACTGCTTGTTTGGAGGTATGGGAGATGCAGCTGGTGGAGTAGTCCAAGTGACGACGGCCAATGGCGGCATCATGGAGTTTTACACGCCTATTACAGTAAGCTCCATCACCGACGAGTTTCCCAGCCATGGAATTTTCCGAAGCCATGATCTCTTCTGGAAGCCGCTCGCTAACAGCGAAGAACTTGTGGCAGGCCAGTCATATTATTTGCTCCCACTCAACAGCCAAAGCAATCACTTGGGAAGTAGTAGTACTAATCAGCTTGTGCGTCAAGGCCATGTTAGATCCAACAGCATACCTTTACCTACTTTGCTTGCCGGAGCGCCGTACCGGATGTCGCTTGATTACCAGGGAATGGTGAGGAAATCTTACACTGAAGCGTTTTCGAGGTATAATAATGTGAGCTTTTGGAAGGTGAAGCTGGTGATTAGCCCTGAACAGCTTTTGGAGATACTATCGCAGGAGGGTCGGACGCAGGAGTTGATTGAGAGCGTGAGGACGGTGGCAAAATGTGGGAGTGGTTCGGTATCGGCTGCCGGGGGATTTTCCGATCAGTGGAGTCTTTCCAGTAGTAGCAGGAATGCTTCTTCTACTTCCAAGAAAGATTTTGGATTGGTAGACATTTGATTCGTAGGAGTTGCAGCGTTgatatttctctttttgtgtATGGTCTTCGACTTGTAAGAAATAGTGTGTCACTGCTCAAACCTCAATGTACTGATCAGAGTCTTATATCCAAAGTTATTGATTATGTTGTGCCATATTTGTAGCATAATATGATTGTGTGAAGTCTGCAGAAAGGATCAAATGAAGATGTGCCAGAGCCAAAAAATAAGTAATTAGGTCTTGGGTGTAGTCTTGAAATTCTTGGGTGTGTCTAGAAATCATCTTCTATAGGAACTTCTGTATTTGCAAACCCAACTGATAATAATGGGTTAAATTTATATCATCAGCCTAATCAAAGGATCAATTCACAAAGCCCAAAGTCCAATTATGACCTAGAATCCTTCGACGCATTTCATCATTTCATGCAATGTTGgaaaacctcaaaaccatatcTTATTTTGCATTCAACTACTATATCATCAGTAACTCCAACCAAAATGGACTTCAAACATGCATTTTACTCATGTATAAGCCTACTTTAAAAAGCAAATATTGTAGAAAACGACGTGAGAACTGAGAACTAAAGAatctaaggaaaaaaaaaaaaaaaaagaaagctaaaggatcagaaagaaaaagcgTGACAATTTACAAATTGCCAACAAAAAGAGCTGGGGGTAATTCTGGTCCTAAAGAAGCTAAGGATGCTACCATATATTTCTCAGAGAAGTCGAATCATGTTTCGATTAAGTACTGCGCAACTCTGTAATCTTACTGTTGTTGCTGAATTATTTTTCGAAAAGttcatcaattattaattttcCAGATATCCATAACCTGCATATGCTTCTATTCGACCACATTTCATTTGACCATTTCATATAAAGCCTACAACTTGGTGTAAAGCCTTGATATATGTATAAAGCAGAGGCCATGGCCATCCTGTAAAGTATAGAACTAGCTAGGtgttagaaaagaaaaccaataaTTTCAAGCTATTCAATCGCGTTTCAGATCAATGGGGAGCGAAATGTATAAAGTTCAATATTATTGCGCGCATGCATCTTCAAAAAATAAGCACGAGAACGTGAAGGTCTTGTTCCCTTAACAGGTTTGTCCTAGTGACAATTAAGTTGAAATGCCATTGTCAAGATATGTGTCACTGCAACATTGGCCTcccataacaaaataaagtataTATTCAAACAAATTCTAGGTGTAGGATGGGCGAACCGGTtcattcaaaataataaacgACTTGTGTAAATCAGTGtaaattatataaattataattatttttaatcacCGTATCATGTGTGAATTAGAGGAAATCATTCACTAATAATTGTATGCCCCATATCATGACAATTTGTGGTTTAAAGCTGCTTTAGCAAGATTCCGCTGAGGTTAATCAAGCACTAGCTCTAATAATATCTTGTTGTTGATGCGTTTTGTCGAGCTCAATCTTATTAAGTTCAGAGGCCTCATATATAAGATTTTCCATTTGTATgtgtttattatgtttatatatgtactaCAGATTCAGTAGACTTGATGTATAATCAGCCATGCACCAACTTAACATTTTCCGGTAACATTGAGAGATACttgactagctagctagctagcttctcaatcatatataatgaTCAATcactgagaaaaaaaaaaccctctATCTTCATATTTACACCACTACAATTAGGTCATTAGGTCTCTAACCGGTAACTAGGGCGTCCTCGTCGTCATTATTCATTAGTATAAATTCACTATCAAGCTCGAAGCTGACTGCTTGAACAAAGGAAATAGTTTGCTAGCTAGAATTAATCAAGTTCAAAGGTTTGCTAGCTAGAATCAAGTTCAACATTATCTGAACGCGTCGCAGATACATCATATATTCAATATTAATAAGGTGAAGAGCTTAGTTTGAATCTCGCCGATTTTGATTGGAGTTAAATCTTAATATATTATTAGTGGCCAAGAAAGAAGATGAGCGTTCTGACATAATATCccgatatatatgaaacagtTTATGAGCTAGCGTATGTAGAAGATGCTGATAAAACCGTGTGATCTCaattaaaagagaaataaaatgattagtatttttatattttccatATCTTTTAAAGAtgcaaattaaattaataccAGTAAAACAACAATGCACACATGTTATACGAATCAATGGCAAtgggtttaatttttttgaattagGGCATGTGAAATAAAATGTCGTAGTCCCAATTTCTTCTGTGTCAAGACAACAGAGATTTGCCAACCTCAAAGGCATGCACGTAGGTACATTGTTTTACATCAAgagagaacatatatatatatatacgccTTTCCACACACACATGTTGCGTCACAACAAGCACACTAGCTACATCAATCCCCATCTCCCCCGCAGTTTTCGTTacattctttttaattaattagtttaattaAGCCACTTTAATCTTTGTTCATGATTTGTCACAATACACGTCACTTGAAAATTAACCACCGTCGACTATCCCAAAGGTTTAGATGGACTTTTAGATATTATAATGGTAATTAAGCCTAACGTTAGATCTGAAGTCATGGAGGAGTAAGATGAGATGTCCCCAGTGCAGGTTAGTGAGAGAGGTGGTTGCCAAGTCTATTAGTCTCCCGTCAGATCATGATTATGCATAGAATTTGTGGGCAATATAACGCTCATCATTATACCAAAGAAGACATCCAAGGCGCTCATTCATAACAGAAAATCctctttgttatatatttcCAAAGATCGATAGTGGTACCGTTATGTGTATGTGGGTGTGTGTTCGAGAGTGAGAAAGacttgagacttgagagagaTAGAGTAGTGCACTAAAACCTTCAACAACTGGCCATGTTCAACACTAAGATGGCATGGCTAATTTGTTACTTGTAGTGACTTGGGTTGTTTAATGTGGAAACACTCCAACACTTTGTGGTAAGCAAAAACGTATCGTATCTTAACATCTTATGATAAGATTCTTATCGTACGAACActcttgttttgtattttgcaaATCCAATCATGCAAACAAATGCAATGCAGTGGACCGAATTTGTGACACCAGGAATGACGTCACATCTACGGGGGTGAAGGGTACGAGGGTATCACACTATCACATAGAGCAAAAAGATGTTATGTTATTGTATCAATTTGAATCCGTTCTGatttatctattttcttaGGTGTATATAACATACTTGGCCAAAATTGGATATGTGGGTTGGTGCGAGGGCTTAGTGTTACGACGACATCGAACCGTCCGCATGCATTTTACATTAGTGATACAAAATTTAAACTAGAGATATCAGAAAAGTTATCACATGCATAACTGGCTTGTGGCAGCTAACCGTTATATCAACAAGATTGTGTTATTATAATCTGGTACGGTTTATCTAAAAATGAATTAGTTTGATCGATTTAATTTAGCTACCAGCTTAAGTACTTTCTCTAAGTAGTTCATGCAGTTttattcttctcttcctcgGTAAAAATACGAGGCCAAGGAGTGGAGGAAGGCTATATTTTCGTCTAAAGTGTCGAGGTAAAACGTTAACTCTTTATACCGCAAAATAAAAGTCATCACAAGTGATTAACCTAGCTAGGTATGAAGTAATAACCTCCGCAAGTGATCATATGTACCAAAATCCATGCCAGGACAGCTGCTCGATCAAGTCCTTAATATCACTGCATCGATCCCACGTACCTGTAATCTACCCCATGCATGCAGCTATAATCAAGACAAGGGAAGGGACAGGGAAGATGGGGCAATTCTAGGTGATCGATTCCAGCTTTCCTGGTATGGATGGTGTTGTAATGGCAGTCATTTGCACTTCACATAAAGAAGATGTATATATGGTACCTTGATCTTTAGGACCATTTACTCAGAGGCGCCCTAGCTCtctcattctttaatttctacCCCGCAATGTGAATTTATACGGGACCCCAAAGTTACGTACCCTTGTACGTTAATAATTTGATCGAGACTCGAGAGGAGTAGCTAATATCCACGTACTAGATGATTTTGTGAGAAAATAGCTAGGCGACGTGGAACACGTATTCTCATTGGATCAAACATGTAGATTAACTGGTTTGCTAAAATTAAGTTACTCTATTGGTAGAAACCATAAGCAACGAgtgagaaaatatgaaaaccCTATATTACGTGCTAGCAATGTCAATGAACATCGCTAAAGTGTGAATCGACAGAGCCTGCTCTAGAACCATGTAGAAGTTTGAGTGCGTATCTAACACAGAACCGATGAACCAGCAGGGCCGGGTATGAGTTAATGGAGACAATTCCTTTGTTCAAACATATGAAATGGCCTGTGTTATCGAATGAGGAACTAATTCATATGTGTGTAAAAGAATTAGGGTAAAATTATCGAAACGAGAACAAATATGATCGAACTCAATAATTAGAAGAAGCTACCCATTCTTTTCCGAAAGCAAAGAAGCAGCTGGCCGGCGTCTATGCTAGCTTGTGGGATTCTAATTCCAACCTCCAGAGCCGAGTTAATACAAGCAGGGGGAAGAGGCCGCGATGTCTTTGCTCTTCTGCTGAGGGTCCTTATGAAAGCTCAGTGGCTCCGACCCCATCATTTCTGTCGCTCTCTTTGGCTTCTTGTCTTTGAGAGGTGGTTGCACAGTTTAAACGAGTGCATGATACCTCCAATtcgatcgagagagagagagagagagagagagagagagagagagagagagtaataNNNNNNNNNNNNNNNNNNNNNNNNNNNNNNNNNNNNNNNNNNNNNNNNNNNNNNNNNNNNNNNNNNNNNNNNNNNNNNNNNNNNNNNNNNNNNNNNNNNNNNNNNNNNNNNNNgagagagagagagaatattaGCTAGAGGTGCTTTTCCACTAGATATTAAGGTCGAGTGTCACCGTTCAGATGTGGGCGTGCCCCCCGCACACCACTGACTTTATAATAATACTGTTTTGTTGCCTCTCTAACGCATTTTTACTTCGGGCCCACTTTTCACTGATATATTACCAGTGGTGGTCCACAACTTACCCTTCTACttctttgctctctctctctctctgtcgtCGTCTCTCGTATCTCATCGTCTCTCTGGTTTTGGTGGTTGGCTCTTCTTCAAGGGTTTGGACCCCATATTCCAAGTACACTAATAGCCATGATACCTAAAGCTTTTCATGCATTTTTGGACCCTTACCTGTCCTACCCCATTATAAATTATCATCATCGACTGCGCTTATTGTCCTTCCAATTCACtgctctctcattctctttctttcccttctctctctgcacattagtttggtttttattttctgggttCTTGTTGGCTAAGCTACCTACTAGCTGCTAATGTCTGCAGAGGATCAAATGAATCTCTCTATAAATGGTCAGTCTCAGGTCCCTCCAGGCTTTCGCTTCCATCCTACGGAAGAAGAGCTTCTTCACTACTATCTGAGGAAGAAAGTTGCCTATGAGAGGATTGATCTTGACGTCATTCGAGAGGTTGATCTTAACAAGCTCGAGCCATGGGACATTCAAGGTACTTACAGCTCCACTCTCCTCGATCTTTAGCTTAAATTGTGCCTCGAATAATATAACATGTTAAACTTATATGTTTGCGGTTTCAATTGACAGAGAAGTGCAAGATAGGTTCCACTCCGCAGAACGATTGGTACTTCTTCAGCCACAAGGACAAGAAATACCCAACTGGTACTCGAACAAATCGTGCAACTGCTGCCGGATTCTGGAAGGCCACCGGCCGTGACAAGATCATCTACAGCGGCATTCGAAGAATCGGATTGCGAAAGACGCTTGTGTTTTACAAGGGACGAGCGCCTCACGGTCAAAAGTCGGATTGGATCATGCATGAATACAGACTTGATGACAGCAGCAGCAGTCTTGATACCACAGTAAGCCTGCCAGCTTCATATTAATCCATTTTTTGCCATCAAATATTTATCAGTGGCAAATTAGTTGTCAAACACATCTAACAATGTGCTTTTCTTTGTTGCAGGTTTCTAATTCAATTGGGGAGTCGATGACCGAAGACGGGTGGGTGGTTTGCAGGgtcttcaagaagaagaactacCAGAAAGCAATGGAGAGCCCTAAAGCCTCCTTCTCAATGGACTCGCAAAACAACCAAATGCTTCCGGGTTCAAGAAACGACGGCGTTCTCGATCAGATTCTATTGTACATGGGAAGAAACACTTGCAAGATCGAAAACCATGACTCACTTCATCATGAAAGGTTCATGCATCTTCCACGGCTCGAGAGCCAAACTTCTCTTCCCTCACTTCCAGTCCAGTTCGATCACAACCGTAGCTTCAAAGCTTGTTATCATGATCAGACCATTGATGACATGCTTATAGAAACCGatcagcagcaacaacaacaacaaccttCTCCAACAAACCAATCCAACGACCTGGttcatgatcatcatgatcatgatgacCCCAAAACAAGAATAGTCAATGACTGGGCGACCCTCGATCGGCTCGTGGCATCTCAACTCAATGGCCATGAAGACGAGACCTCAAAGCACTTGTCCTGCTTCGGTGACCCTAACATGGCCTTttactcttcttctccttctaaCGACGGGGACTTACAGTTGTCCTATCCATACCTACGTCAAGGAAGAATATCACATAATCAACCCGAAGTCTTCAACAGTGAGAACGATCTCTGGAGCTTCACAAAATCATCGCCGTCGCCGTCATCATCAGACCCATTATGCCACCTGTCGGTATAAGGGAAGCACGACCTAATTAAGCTCGATCCAAACGACATATACACATACACGTACTATGATAGaagtatataatatatatgttcactGTTTACAGATGCTACTTATATCCATCGCAAGAGAATAAATTAGATACGTAAGGATATAGTGTGGAATAATCACCCGTATTTCTATTATGCAAGTATTTGTTGTCCAATTTTGGGAGTTGTCAGCTCTGTTATAAGCATGCTAGctcttattttctactttgcAATTATTTCTTTGGGTTAATTATGCTCTTTTAAAAGGCATGAACATCGTTTTATTCAGTGAAATGATTGATCATCATATCGAGCTTGCTACATATAATGTAGTAATGCAGCATATAATTGGTTTAATTTGCGGTAACAATATTATTGGTAAGATGTCGTTATTCCAACCAAGCAATTGGTTATTGTTGAGTGTATTAATAGAGAGCGGAACCCAGCCAGTTATTTCAAACCTTCACCTAACGagaaaagaagatgatgctCATAAAGCTGACCACGTTTTACCAATAAAGATAAGATAAGATAAGCTAGAGTCATGAGGCAGTGAGCCATGAAAATCATATggaaaatcatataaaattgAATCGCATATTTTCATGTAGATATTCTCTAGGACTCTAGCTCTAAATGGCTCGTGAAAAATATAGATCCATATATAGTACTTCTGCTCCGCCTTGGCTGCATGCGTATATTCAGATGTTTGTGAAATCTTTGGGACCTAGAATCCAAATTCTAACGAAATTTGCTCAAAAGAAATCGGCCAGTTCATATGGCATAGACGCTAGGGTTGCTAAATAGGCCCTTTAAATGGCTTAAATCTAATAGCAAACACACCTTGTAGATTTGTAGAGCACAGATCTTGGGACTGTTCGAAGATTTTGGAATGG from Fragaria vesca subsp. vesca unplaced genomic scaffold, FraVesHawaii_1.0 scf0512956, whole genome shotgun sequence includes:
- the LOC101302030 gene encoding NAC domain-containing protein 43-like, with the protein product MSAEDQMNLSINGQSQVPPGFRFHPTEEELLHYYLRKKVAYERIDLDVIREVDLNKLEPWDIQEKCKIGSTPQNDWYFFSHKDKKYPTGTRTNRATAAGFWKATGRDKIIYSGIRRIGLRKTLVFYKGRAPHGQKSDWIMHEYRLDDSSSSLDTTVSNSIGESMTEDGWVVCRVFKKKNYQKAMESPKASFSMDSQNNQMLPGSRNDGVLDQILLYMGRNTCKIENHDSLHHERFMHLPRLESQTSLPSLPVQFDHNRSFKACYHDQTIDDMLIETDQQQQQQQPSPTNQSNDLVHDHHDHDDPKTRIVNDWATLDRLVASQLNGHEDETSKHLSCFGDPNMAFYSSSPSNDGDLQLSYPYLRQGRISHNQPEVFNSENDLWSFTKSSPSPSSSDPLCHLSV
- the LOC101301740 gene encoding uncharacterized protein LOC101301740, which gives rise to MGNCLFGGMGDAAGGVVQVTTANGGIMEFYTPITVSSITDEFPSHGIFRSHDLFWKPLANSEELVAGQSYYLLPLNSQSNHLGSSSTNQLVRQGHVRSNSIPLPTLLAGAPYRMSLDYQGMVRKSYTEAFSRYNNVSFWKVKLVISPEQLLEILSQEGRTQELIESVRTVAKCGSGSVSAAGGFSDQWSLSSSSRNASSTSKKDFGLVDI